The Populus nigra chromosome 19, ddPopNigr1.1, whole genome shotgun sequence genome includes a window with the following:
- the LOC133680104 gene encoding uncharacterized protein LOC133680104 — protein sequence MEHTNNYNNRTTSDQLPTQQSFQIQYSSPSNATRPVGSTKRRPSFVPRLTLMVVMFFFILCLIIFIAWLVIHPLDPAIRLNSLSVSNITVSNPQFAAKYDIEFTVNNTNKKVNLFVDQVEVIVNYRKGLLSSTQILGKGEYLGKMSEARLRVELGRDAVCSLKDRVFKDISDEWSKKMVNFNVKLSMTAGFEIGVLPTKQRIMEFQCMNLTVEFFSTKGTGKLMSGGKDCLRHA from the coding sequence ATGGAGCATACTAATAACTACAACAATCGTACAACTTCCGATCAGCTGCCAACCCAGCAGTCCTTTCAAATTCAGTACTCCTCCCCCTCCAATGCCACTCGGCCTGTTGGGTCAACGAAGAGACGTCCTTCCTTTGTTCCCCGGTTAACGTTGATGGTGGTGATGTTTTTCTTCATACTATGCTTGATCATCTTCATTGCATGGCTTGTCATACACCCTCTTGATCCTGCTATTCGACTCAATTCCCTATCTGTCTCCAACATCACAGTCTCTAATCCTCAATTTGCTGCAAAGTACGACATCGAATTCACTGTGAATAACACTAACAAGAAGGTCAACTTGTTCGTCGACCAAGTCGAAGTCATCGTGAATTATAGAAAGGGCCTCCTTTCCAGTACTCAGATTCTTGGAAAAGGTGAGTATCTTGGAAAGATGAGTGAGGCAAGGTTGAGGGTTGAGTTGGGAAGGGACGCGGTTTGTTCGTTGAAGGATAGGGTTTTTAAGGATATAAGTGATGAGTGGAGCAAAAAGATGGTAAATTTCAATGTCAAATTGTCTATGACTGCAGGATTTGAAATTGGTGTTCTGCCAACCAAGCAAAGAATCATGGAGTTTCAGTGCATGAATTTAACTGTTGAATTCTTCTCTACAAAGGGGACAGGGAAGCTCATGAGCGGAGGGAAGGATTGCTTGCGTCATGCCTGA